TTGCCCTCGGCGGCGATCACTTCCGTCGCTGCGCCAACCGGGATGGTGACGCCGGGTTGAATGTCCGGGTTGCCCGCCTTGCCGATGGCGACGATACGCCCTCCGCGCACGCCGATGTCGGCCTTGACGATCCCCCAGTGATCGATGATCAGCGCATTGGTCAGCACCAGGTCCACAGCTTCGGCAGCCAGCATCTGGCCCTGCCCCATGCCATCGCGAATGACCTTGCCACCACCGAACTTGACCTCCTCGCCATAGATCGTGAAGTCCTTCTCGACTTCGACCCACAGCGCCGTATCGGCCAGGCGCACGCGGTCGCCGACGGTGGGCCCGAACATGTCGGCGTAGGCCCGACGGGAAATACGGCTCATGCCTTGCCCTCCAGCGCGCCCATCACCTTGCCCTGGAAGCCATACACCTCACGCTTGCCAGCGTAGGCCACCAACTGCACGGTACGTGACTGGCCAGGCTCGAAACGCACGGCGGTGCCGGCGGGGATGTCCAGGCGAAAGCCCCGGGCTGGTTCGCGCTCGAACACCAGCGCATCGTTGACTTCGTAGAAGTGGTAGTGCGAGCCGACCTGCACCGGGCGGTCGCCATGATTGGCAACGCTGACGCTGACCGTTTCACGGCCGACATTGAGTTCGATGTCGCCTGCGGCGACCTGGATTTCTCCGGGAATCATGAATGCCTCCTGGGCAGCGTCAGACGATAGGCTCGTGGACCGTCACAAGCTTGGTGCCATCGGGGAAGGTCGCTTCCACCTGGACGTCGGGGATCAGCTCCGGCACGCCCTCCATGACCTGGTCACGGCTGAGCACCTCGCGGCCCAGGCTCATCAGTTCGGCGACCGTGCGACCGTCACGCGCGCCCTCCATCACTGCGGCGCTGATCAGTGCCACAGCTTCCGGGTAGTTGAGCTTCAATCCACGGGCCAGGCGGCGCTCGGCGACCAGCGCGGCCGTGAACAGCAGCAGTTTGTCTTTCTCTCTCGGGGTCAGCTCCATGGGAGGCTCTCTCAGGTGGCCCAGATGCGCGGCGGGCTCGGCGCCAGGCCCAGGACGGCCGGGCGCAACAGATGCCAGAGGCGCTGCAGGGTACGTTGCACATGTTGGTTGTCGTTATCGAGCAGGCGAATCACCAGCAACGGCCCGAGCAGGGTCGCGCCAGCCGGAGTGTCCACGTCGTCGAGCACCTGGCGTACCTGCTCGAGCAGGTGCGTGTCGGCAGGTGCGGCGCAGAAGGTCGCGACCAGCGGATAACCGCCGAGTTTTTCCAGATGCCCGCCCTCTACGCGCAGGCGCTCGTGGAGCCCCGGCTCGTGGGGCAGCTCGACCTGCAGTCGGCTGTCGAGGGCGCCATGATCGAAGTGCTCGTTCATTACCGGACGGCCCAGGCACAAGGTTTCCCAGGCCAGCAGGCGAGCGCCGGGTTCAAGGGTGAAACGGCTGTCGAGCCGGGCGCGGGCGCCGTCGAAGAAGATGCTGTCGTGAGGCAGCCATTCCAGCGTGCTGTCAGCCGCCAGGTGGAAGCGTTGCGCCAGCTGCGCGGTCGGACCGATGCTGCGGTAGAACTTGCTCGCGCCCGGCATGGTCAGCAGCGCGTGGCTGCCAGCTTCCAGATGGATATCGAGTTCGAGTCGGTCACCTGCGACGATGCCGCCGGGCGGGTGAAGGATGTAGACATGACACGGCGCGCCTTCAGGATAGAACGGGCGCTGCACCAAAAGAGGGCCGTAATGTTTGCGCGCACCAAGGCGAGTCACGTCCCCGCGCTTGACGAAGCGCAATTGCAGGTGAGCACTCCAGCCGCTATCGCCTTCAGATTGTTCGAATTGTTGCGCGGACGACATCCTGCAGCCCCTGAAATCCGTGGTGTGGCTAAATATTGGCTGATCTGTCGCGTTTACCTACGATGGGGTACGCAATGACCGCTTGTCTGAATTGCTGAACTGATATAGCAGGTTGCGGGCCAACTCCGCAGATGAACGAAGATGAAATTTTTCGGTCGCCGCTCCGGGATAGGGCGCCGCGCACAACCGCGGAGCGGCCTTGAGCCCGGTTTCGGTGCTTATGGGCCCAGGGGCTGCGTCAGTGGCTGCAGAGTGCTTCAAGCAGGCTTACCCGCGAAAACGGCACCGCGATATTCGCCACGGCGCTGCGACAATCGACCACACCAACACCGCCACCCTCCCCGCCATCCGAATGGTAGATTCGCGGCCATGAAAACCACCCGTCGGACACGTTCGCTGACCGCGTGGACGCTCTATGCCAGCGTTCTGTTCAGCCTGTTGCTCTGTGGCCTGCACCACGGCCAGATGAGTGGCCTGCGTCTGTCGGGCCTGGACGGTGGTTTCTGCGCCCTCGACAGTACCGGCAAAGGCCCGGCCATCGACCTGGGCGACAGCAAC
The Pseudomonas putida genome window above contains:
- a CDS encoding urease subunit gamma is translated as MELTPREKDKLLLFTAALVAERRLARGLKLNYPEAVALISAAVMEGARDGRTVAELMSLGREVLSRDQVMEGVPELIPDVQVEATFPDGTKLVTVHEPIV
- a CDS encoding urease accessory protein UreD; the encoded protein is MSSAQQFEQSEGDSGWSAHLQLRFVKRGDVTRLGARKHYGPLLVQRPFYPEGAPCHVYILHPPGGIVAGDRLELDIHLEAGSHALLTMPGASKFYRSIGPTAQLAQRFHLAADSTLEWLPHDSIFFDGARARLDSRFTLEPGARLLAWETLCLGRPVMNEHFDHGALDSRLQVELPHEPGLHERLRVEGGHLEKLGGYPLVATFCAAPADTHLLEQVRQVLDDVDTPAGATLLGPLLVIRLLDNDNQHVQRTLQRLWHLLRPAVLGLAPSPPRIWAT
- a CDS encoding urease subunit beta codes for the protein MIPGEIQVAAGDIELNVGRETVSVSVANHGDRPVQVGSHYHFYEVNDALVFEREPARGFRLDIPAGTAVRFEPGQSRTVQLVAYAGKREVYGFQGKVMGALEGKA